The following proteins are co-located in the Candidatus Paceibacterota bacterium genome:
- a CDS encoding lipid II flippase MurJ yields the protein MVKRILSFVGREISGLHEAAYLLAISSAASLVFALVRDRLLAHILGASPALDVYYAAFRVPDFIFVAVASLVSTSILVPFLIESREKEAGGAAGELKTSIQSLFSAFFVLIFAVCAAAFFLMPWLDRMLFPKLFGEGLGDTLVTTSRLLLLSPVLLGFSSFFASITQMQNRFMVYAVSYPLYNIGIIAGIVFFLPHMGVAGLALGVILGALFLSLTQIPLVIKDGLFPRLSVRFDWSKVRRVAALSVPRTITLSSQQLTNLGLVSLASFLGAGSISIFNLALNLQSVPLSIIGASYSSAAFPVLAKLMAQKEREAFLGKMISAAKHVIFWSMPITVLFVVLRAQIVRVVLGSGEFSWSDTRLTAAALALFVISSFGQSLMLLFVRSFYAEGKTAKPLLINMIATAATIGMAFGLIKLYHAAPSFALFVQALLRTDGAADSAVLMLPLAFTLGALLNLWLHWRSFAREFPGFTRPVMTTAWHSVGASVVGGYAAYLSLGLFDDIFGLTTLFGVFMQGFCAGLIGIVAIVIVLKAMKSPEMKDIHEAIAHKVWKVDKASLDQLPS from the coding sequence ATGGTCAAAAGGATACTTTCATTCGTCGGTCGCGAGATAAGCGGTCTCCATGAGGCCGCTTATCTGCTTGCCATATCGTCTGCCGCGTCCCTGGTATTCGCGCTCGTCCGCGACAGGCTCCTGGCACATATACTCGGCGCTTCGCCCGCGCTTGATGTGTACTATGCGGCGTTCCGCGTGCCGGATTTCATCTTCGTCGCCGTCGCCTCGCTCGTCTCGACGTCCATATTGGTGCCGTTCCTGATCGAAAGCAGGGAAAAGGAAGCGGGAGGCGCGGCAGGGGAATTGAAGACATCTATCCAGAGCCTTTTCTCGGCGTTCTTCGTCCTGATCTTTGCGGTATGTGCCGCGGCGTTCTTCCTGATGCCGTGGCTCGATCGGATGCTTTTCCCGAAGCTCTTCGGCGAAGGGCTGGGGGATACGCTCGTGACGACGTCGAGGCTCTTGCTCCTCTCGCCCGTGCTCCTGGGCTTCTCCTCGTTCTTCGCGTCGATCACCCAGATGCAGAACAGGTTCATGGTCTATGCGGTCTCGTATCCGCTCTATAACATAGGCATCATCGCCGGCATCGTATTCTTTTTACCGCATATGGGCGTCGCGGGGCTCGCATTGGGCGTCATCCTGGGCGCATTGTTCCTGTCTTTGACACAGATACCGCTTGTCATCAAAGACGGGCTTTTCCCGCGATTGTCGGTGCGATTCGACTGGTCCAAAGTCCGCCGCGTGGCCGCACTGTCCGTGCCGAGAACGATAACGCTCTCGTCCCAGCAGCTTACGAACCTCGGTTTAGTCTCGCTCGCGTCGTTTCTGGGAGCCGGTTCGATCTCTATCTTTAACCTGGCATTGAACCTGCAGTCGGTGCCTCTTTCCATCATCGGGGCGAGCTATTCATCCGCCGCATTCCCGGTATTGGCGAAACTAATGGCGCAGAAAGAGAGGGAGGCGTTCTTGGGCAAGATGATATCGGCGGCCAAGCACGTCATATTCTGGTCCATGCCGATCACGGTATTGTTCGTCGTCCTGCGCGCGCAGATCGTCCGTGTGGTTCTTGGATCGGGCGAATTCAGTTGGTCGGATACGAGGCTCACCGCCGCAGCATTGGCATTGTTCGTCATATCATCGTTCGGGCAGAGCCTCATGCTCCTGTTCGTGAGGTCGTTCTATGCCGAAGGCAAGACCGCTAAGCCGCTTCTGATCAATATGATAGCGACTGCGGCGACCATAGGCATGGCATTCGGCTTGATAAAGCTGTATCATGCGGCGCCGTCGTTCGCGCTCTTCGTCCAAGCCCTCCTCCGTACCGACGGCGCCGCCGACTCCGCTGTCCTGATGCTTCCGCTCGCGTTCACGCTCGGCGCACTCCTCAATCTCTGGCTCCACTGGCGATCATTTGCGCGGGAATTCCCCGGCTTCACGCGGCCCGTCATGACGACCGCCTGGCATTCCGTCGGCGCGTCCGTCGTCGGCGGATATGCGGCATACCTGTCGCTCGGTCTCTTTGACGATATATTCGGGCTCACCACGCTCTTCGGCGTATTCATGCAGGGTTTCTGCGCCGGGCTCATCGGCATCGTCGCTATCGTCATCGTCCTCAAAGCCATGAAGTCGCCCGAAATGAAAGACATCCACGAAGCGATCGCGCACAAAGTGTGGAAAGTAGACAAGGCGAGCCTGGATCAGTTGCCGTCATAG
- the lepA gene encoding translation elongation factor 4, with protein sequence MDISRIRNFSIIAHIDHGKSTLADRLLEITGTIEKRKMQEQVLDSMELERERGITIKMQPVRMRHVVDGVEYVMNLIDTPGHIDFSYEVSRALKAVEGSILLVDATQGVQAQTLTTLNMARESGLVIVPVVSKIDSPLARADDVKLEIAQLLDIPLDSILGVSGKTGEGVPELLKELIKRVPAPKTEIGARGGETGAENAPKDFRSLVFDFQYSNHRGVTVYTRVMDGSVKKGDTLRFRIANETFIANEVGIFSPDETPRDSLSAGEIGYIVTGVKEPGIASVGDTITLDKSALPPLAGYMRPSPVVWASIYPESQDDLTLLRQSLGRLSLSDSAFTYEEESSGTLGRGFRCGFLGMLHLEIITERLRREFNLTLVVTTPSITYEVTLKSGKKTIIYSPPLFPDEGEIARIEEPWVELKIITPNQYIGALTQIIFEHEGTADSMDTWGGASMERTAITVSMPLRELMRNFFDTVKSVTAGYASISYEQKGMKVADVQRLDILIGEEVIPAFTRIVAANKAYEQAEMAVEKLEQILPKQMFVTKIQGKAGGRILASRQKAALKKTVTAHLSGGDISRKKKLWNIQKEGKKRMLERGQGDINIPQEVFVKMMRMGE encoded by the coding sequence ATGGACATCTCCCGCATCCGAAATTTCTCCATAATCGCGCATATAGACCACGGCAAATCCACGCTTGCCGACCGTCTGCTTGAGATCACAGGCACCATCGAGAAGCGTAAGATGCAGGAGCAGGTGCTCGATTCGATGGAGCTCGAGCGCGAGCGCGGCATCACCATCAAGATGCAGCCGGTGCGCATGCGCCACGTCGTAGACGGTGTCGAATACGTCATGAACCTCATCGATACGCCGGGGCATATCGACTTTTCATATGAAGTCTCTCGCGCTCTGAAGGCTGTCGAGGGTTCGATCCTCCTTGTCGACGCGACACAAGGCGTTCAGGCGCAGACGCTCACGACCCTGAACATGGCGCGCGAATCAGGTCTCGTCATCGTGCCTGTAGTGTCCAAGATCGATTCGCCGCTCGCGCGCGCGGACGACGTGAAGCTCGAGATCGCGCAGCTTTTGGACATACCTCTCGATTCCATCCTCGGCGTGTCAGGAAAGACGGGCGAAGGCGTACCGGAGCTTTTAAAGGAGCTTATAAAGCGCGTTCCTGCCCCGAAGACGGAGATCGGCGCGCGCGGCGGAGAGACGGGCGCTGAAAACGCCCCGAAAGATTTTCGCTCCCTCGTCTTCGATTTTCAGTATTCGAACCATCGCGGCGTGACGGTCTATACCCGTGTCATGGACGGCTCGGTGAAGAAGGGCGATACCCTTCGCTTCCGCATCGCGAACGAGACGTTCATAGCGAACGAAGTGGGCATCTTCTCGCCTGACGAGACTCCGCGCGACTCGCTTTCCGCGGGAGAGATCGGATATATCGTCACGGGCGTCAAAGAGCCGGGCATCGCATCGGTCGGCGACACGATTACGCTCGATAAAAGCGCATTGCCGCCGCTCGCGGGATATATGAGGCCATCGCCGGTCGTATGGGCGTCTATATATCCTGAAAGCCAGGACGATCTGACGCTCCTGCGCCAATCGCTTGGCAGGCTGTCGCTGTCGGATTCGGCATTCACGTACGAAGAAGAGTCGTCGGGCACGCTCGGCCGCGGCTTCAGGTGCGGATTCCTCGGCATGTTGCATCTCGAGATCATCACCGAGCGATTGCGCCGCGAATTCAACTTGACCCTTGTCGTCACGACGCCGTCGATCACGTATGAAGTGACGCTCAAGAGCGGCAAAAAGACCATTATATATTCGCCGCCGCTCTTCCCGGATGAAGGCGAGATCGCGCGCATAGAGGAGCCATGGGTGGAGCTCAAGATCATAACGCCGAACCAATACATCGGCGCCTTGACGCAGATCATATTCGAGCATGAAGGCACTGCCGACAGCATGGATACATGGGGCGGAGCATCGATGGAAAGGACCGCGATCACGGTTTCTATGCCTTTGCGCGAGCTCATGCGCAATTTCTTTGACACCGTTAAATCGGTGACTGCGGGATATGCGTCTATTTCATACGAGCAAAAGGGAATGAAAGTCGCCGATGTTCAGCGTCTCGATATTTTGATCGGCGAGGAGGTCATCCCAGCATTCACGCGCATCGTCGCGGCGAATAAGGCATACGAGCAGGCCGAAATGGCCGTCGAGAAGCTCGAGCAGATCCTGCCGAAGCAGATGTTCGTGACCAAGATCCAAGGCAAGGCCGGCGGACGCATCCTCGCGTCGCGCCAGAAGGCGGCTTTGAAGAAGACTGTTACCGCGCATCTGTCGGGCGGCGACATCTCGCGAAAGAAGAAGCTTTGGAACATCCAGAAAGAGGGTAAAAAGCGCATGCTCGAGCGCGGCCAAGGCGACATAAACATCCCGCAGGAGGTGTTCGTGAAGATGATGCGGATGGGGGAATAG
- a CDS encoding septum formation initiator family protein has product MREFQERRRIKRLLHSRYAIAALAIMCLFLGRGVWNVYAKYEKSRDISARMETELSALQTREDSLNGQIVALGTPEGKEREIRDRFGVVRAGEKMVVLVDEASNTDQTAAVAEISWWEKLLSLFR; this is encoded by the coding sequence ATGAGGGAATTCCAGGAACGCCGCCGGATAAAAAGGCTCCTCCATTCGCGCTATGCGATCGCCGCTCTCGCGATCATGTGCCTCTTTCTGGGTCGAGGGGTCTGGAACGTGTATGCCAAATATGAAAAAAGTCGCGACATATCGGCGCGCATGGAGACCGAGCTCTCGGCTCTCCAGACCCGCGAGGACAGCCTGAACGGCCAGATAGTCGCATTGGGCACTCCTGAAGGCAAAGAACGGGAGATACGCGACCGATTCGGCGTCGTGAGGGCGGGGGAAAAGATGGTCGTGCTCGTGGACGAGGCTTCGAATACGGATCAGACGGCGGCCGTGGCGGAGATAAGCTGGTGGGAGAAGCTCCTAAGCCTTTTCAGATAG
- a CDS encoding glutaredoxin domain-containing protein, with translation MKKVEIYSTPVCTYCAAAKDFFKKNNVEYTEYNVASDQAKRAEMLEKSGQMGVPVIDVGGDIVVGYDEKVLKELLSIA, from the coding sequence ATGAAAAAAGTAGAGATATATTCGACCCCGGTCTGCACGTACTGCGCCGCCGCAAAAGATTTCTTCAAGAAGAACAACGTAGAGTATACGGAATATAACGTGGCATCCGACCAGGCCAAGAGGGCAGAGATGCTCGAAAAGTCAGGCCAGATGGGCGTGCCGGTCATCGACGTAGGCGGCGACATCGTCGTCGGATATGACGAGAAAGTGCTCAAAGAGCTTCTCTCGATAGCGTAA
- a CDS encoding thymidine kinase — protein MFIERNICNPEARTGWIEVIAGCMFSGKTEELIRRLNRSAIARQKVAIFKPKVDNRYHADNVVSHDRRVIESVAVASARDIPPLVEGIEVVGIDEAQFFNESIIDVANELANSGKRVVIAGLDMDYTGKPFGPMPYLLAIAEFVTKVNAICARTGEIASYTFRHPGEDTAQVLLGEKDVYEARGRRAFYEGMESRDTYAAAPKKKAAIKGKKAAKAKKR, from the coding sequence ATGTTTATCGAGCGCAACATCTGCAATCCCGAAGCACGAACCGGATGGATCGAGGTCATCGCAGGCTGCATGTTCTCGGGAAAGACCGAAGAGCTCATCAGGAGGCTCAATAGGAGCGCTATCGCTCGCCAGAAGGTGGCCATATTCAAGCCCAAGGTAGACAACAGATATCATGCGGACAACGTCGTATCCCACGACAGGCGCGTCATCGAATCGGTTGCCGTCGCATCCGCCCGCGATATACCGCCGCTCGTCGAAGGCATCGAAGTCGTCGGCATAGACGAAGCGCAATTCTTCAACGAATCGATCATAGACGTCGCGAACGAGCTTGCCAATTCGGGGAAGCGCGTCGTCATCGCCGGTCTCGATATGGATTACACTGGCAAGCCGTTCGGCCCCATGCCGTATCTTCTCGCCATCGCCGAATTCGTGACCAAGGTGAACGCTATTTGCGCGAGGACGGGCGAGATCGCTTCGTATACGTTCCGCCATCCCGGCGAAGACACGGCCCAGGTGCTCTTAGGCGAGAAGGACGTATACGAAGCCCGCGGCCGCCGCGCCTTCTACGAAGGCATGGAGAGCAGAGACACATATGCCGCGGCTCCAAAAAAGAAAGCCGCGATCAAAGGCAAGAAGGCTGCCAAGGCGAAGAAAAGATAG
- a CDS encoding Hsp20/alpha crystallin family protein has product MQPSKKSFFERLTGTVKLEEDEAIEEADADARGILDESEEEGQLTVDVYQTPEEIVLKTMVAGVRPEDLDINITRDMVTIKGKREESAEVHDHDYFHKELYWGSFSRTIMLPEEIEVEEAEAIERHGLLTIKLPKVDKSKQNKLRVKSV; this is encoded by the coding sequence ATGCAACCATCAAAAAAATCGTTCTTCGAAAGGCTCACCGGCACCGTCAAACTAGAGGAAGACGAGGCTATTGAAGAAGCGGATGCCGACGCCCGCGGCATTTTGGATGAGTCCGAAGAAGAAGGCCAGCTCACGGTCGACGTGTATCAAACCCCCGAGGAGATCGTTTTGAAGACGATGGTCGCGGGCGTCCGCCCCGAAGACCTCGACATCAACATCACCCGCGATATGGTTACCATCAAAGGCAAGCGCGAGGAATCGGCGGAAGTCCATGATCATGACTATTTCCATAAAGAGCTCTATTGGGGCTCTTTCTCGCGAACGATCATGCTTCCGGAGGAGATCGAGGTGGAAGAAGCGGAAGCCATCGAGCGCCACGGGTTGCTCACGATTAAGTTACCAAAAGTAGACAAATCGAAGCAGAATAAGTTGCGAGTGAAGTCAGTATAG
- a CDS encoding PrsW family glutamic-type intramembrane protease → MADIMNTLPSFSYAALGGILPALVWLWFWAQEDKLHPEPRSRILTAFLGGMAMVPFAYFPEKAIAEHYGFAPQTFFLWAVVEECLKLSAAWLFALRTRDFDEPIDALEYMITVALGFAALENALFILNPLVDGDTMRSLVTGNMRFVGASLLHVVCSAILGYSMAREFYKSRAAQNIWRMLGLALAIGLHAVFNLFIIYDNGSKTFFVFGCVWAAALGILLLFEKAKKLHN, encoded by the coding sequence ATGGCCGATATAATGAACACATTGCCGAGCTTCTCGTATGCCGCTTTGGGCGGCATATTGCCCGCTCTGGTATGGCTGTGGTTCTGGGCCCAGGAAGACAAGCTCCACCCCGAGCCTCGAAGCCGCATCCTGACGGCCTTCCTCGGCGGCATGGCCATGGTTCCCTTCGCCTATTTCCCTGAAAAGGCTATCGCCGAACACTACGGCTTCGCGCCGCAGACCTTCTTCCTCTGGGCCGTCGTCGAAGAGTGCCTCAAGCTCTCCGCAGCGTGGCTTTTCGCCCTTCGCACCCGCGATTTCGACGAGCCGATAGACGCGCTGGAATACATGATCACGGTCGCGCTCGGCTTCGCGGCGCTCGAGAACGCGCTCTTCATACTGAATCCGCTCGTGGACGGCGATACGATGCGCAGCCTCGTCACGGGCAATATGCGCTTTGTGGGAGCGAGCCTCCTCCACGTCGTCTGCTCGGCGATCCTGGGCTATTCCATGGCCCGCGAATTCTATAAGAGCCGCGCCGCGCAGAATATATGGCGGATGCTCGGCCTGGCGCTCGCCATCGGATTGCACGCGGTCTTCAACCTGTTTATAATATACGACAACGGAAGCAAGACATTCTTCGTTTTCGGATGCGTATGGGCGGCCGCTCTCGGCATACTCCTCCTCTTTGAAAAAGCGAAGAAGCTCCATAATTAA
- a CDS encoding valine--tRNA ligase, with the protein MEPKQPFPQPYPPANIPAKFLKPYNPAATEDAVYKAWVDSGYFNPDKLPPRHATPFSIVLPPPNVTGTLHIGHAEMLVIQDILVRYKRMKGFKTLWLPGTDHAAIATQSKVETEIYKKEGKRRQDLGREELVKRVNQFAQESHDTITNQIKKMGASVDWSREAYTLDEKRGEAVFEAFKRMHGDALIYQGYRIVNWDPKGQTTISDDEIDYKEGAGQLYTFKYSKDFPISIATTRPETKVGDTGVAVHPEDARYKQFIGKEYDAEFAGAKIHIKIVGDDAVDPQFGTGAVGVTPAHSHIDWEIAQRHKLPVIPVINEFAKMTADSALLKDKKVLDARAAVVEWLATQGLLEKTETIPQNMATAERTGGIIEPLPKLQWFVDVNKKIPARGNKSLKELMLEADKNIAFVPDRFQKVYVNWISNLRDWCISRQIWFGHRIPVWYKDGAMQVSLASPGEGWKQDEDTLDTWFSSGLWTFSALGWPENTPDLKAYHPTDVLETGYDIIFFWVARMILMSTYLVGDIPFKTVYLHGLVRDAKGQKMSKSLGNIIDPLDMGAKYGTDAVRMSLIVGIGPGSDTKMSEDKIRAYKNFANKLWNIARFVLSSTGDERLDAGFSAWSADDKKIVEEFREILKEATKEMDELKFYLVAEKLYAYIWHEFADIIIETSKKILAEGSDADKASRKQLLLHILAGSLRALHPFTPFVTEEIWSDMPIANKKPLIIETWPI; encoded by the coding sequence ATGGAGCCAAAGCAGCCCTTCCCGCAGCCTTATCCTCCTGCGAACATACCGGCCAAATTCCTGAAGCCCTATAACCCTGCAGCTACGGAAGATGCCGTATACAAGGCCTGGGTAGATTCAGGCTACTTCAATCCCGACAAGCTTCCTCCGCGCCACGCGACGCCTTTCTCCATCGTCCTGCCGCCGCCGAACGTGACCGGCACGCTCCATATCGGCCACGCCGAGATGCTCGTCATACAGGACATCCTCGTCCGCTACAAGCGCATGAAGGGATTCAAGACGCTCTGGCTTCCGGGCACCGACCACGCAGCGATCGCCACTCAATCCAAAGTCGAGACCGAGATATATAAAAAAGAAGGCAAGCGCCGCCAGGACCTCGGCCGCGAAGAGCTTGTCAAGCGCGTAAATCAGTTCGCGCAGGAAAGCCATGACACCATTACGAACCAGATCAAGAAGATGGGCGCTTCCGTAGACTGGTCGCGCGAAGCATACACGCTCGACGAAAAGCGCGGCGAGGCGGTCTTTGAGGCGTTCAAGCGCATGCACGGAGACGCCCTGATATATCAGGGCTATCGCATCGTGAACTGGGATCCGAAGGGCCAGACGACGATCTCCGACGACGAGATCGACTACAAAGAAGGCGCCGGACAGCTCTATACGTTCAAATACTCCAAAGACTTCCCTATCTCCATCGCCACGACCCGCCCGGAGACCAAGGTCGGCGATACGGGCGTCGCCGTCCATCCTGAAGACGCGCGGTACAAGCAGTTCATAGGCAAGGAATACGACGCCGAATTCGCCGGAGCGAAGATCCATATCAAGATCGTCGGCGACGATGCGGTCGATCCGCAATTCGGTACCGGCGCCGTCGGCGTCACTCCTGCGCATAGCCACATAGACTGGGAGATCGCCCAGAGGCACAAGCTCCCCGTCATACCGGTCATAAACGAATTCGCGAAGATGACCGCCGATTCGGCGCTCTTGAAGGACAAGAAAGTCCTCGATGCCCGCGCGGCGGTCGTCGAATGGCTCGCGACGCAAGGCTTGCTCGAAAAGACGGAGACGATCCCTCAGAATATGGCGACCGCCGAACGAACGGGCGGTATCATCGAGCCATTGCCGAAATTGCAATGGTTCGTCGACGTGAACAAGAAGATCCCTGCCAGGGGTAACAAGTCGCTCAAGGAGCTCATGCTCGAGGCTGACAAGAATATCGCCTTTGTCCCCGATCGATTCCAGAAAGTATACGTGAACTGGATATCGAATCTCCGCGACTGGTGCATATCGCGCCAGATATGGTTCGGCCACCGCATCCCCGTCTGGTACAAGGACGGCGCGATGCAGGTATCGCTCGCTTCGCCGGGCGAAGGCTGGAAACAGGACGAGGACACGCTCGATACCTGGTTCTCGTCGGGCCTGTGGACTTTCTCGGCCCTCGGCTGGCCTGAAAACACCCCTGACCTGAAGGCATACCATCCGACCGACGTCCTCGAGACCGGCTACGACATCATATTCTTCTGGGTAGCGCGCATGATATTGATGTCTACATATCTCGTGGGAGATATTCCGTTCAAGACCGTCTACCTTCACGGCCTCGTGCGCGATGCGAAGGGCCAGAAGATGTCGAAATCCCTCGGCAACATCATCGACCCTCTCGATATGGGAGCAAAATACGGCACCGACGCCGTGCGCATGTCGCTTATCGTCGGCATCGGCCCGGGCAGCGATACCAAGATGTCCGAAGACAAGATCCGCGCCTACAAGAACTTCGCCAACAAGCTCTGGAATATCGCCCGCTTCGTGCTCTCGTCGACCGGGGACGAAAGGCTCGACGCCGGATTCTCCGCGTGGAGCGCCGATGACAAGAAGATCGTCGAGGAGTTCCGCGAGATATTGAAGGAAGCGACGAAAGAGATGGACGAGCTCAAATTCTATCTCGTCGCAGAGAAGCTCTATGCCTATATCTGGCATGAATTCGCGGACATAATCATCGAGACTTCGAAGAAGATCCTCGCTGAAGGCTCGGACGCGGACAAGGCGTCGCGCAAGCAGCTCTTGCTCCATATCCTCGCCGGCTCGCTCCGCGCGCTCCATCCGTTCACGCCGTTCGTGACCGAAGAGATCTGGTCCGACATGCCGATCGCCAACAAGAAGCCCCTCATCATCGAAACATGGCCGATATAA
- a CDS encoding tRNA (adenosine(37)-N6)-threonylcarbamoyltransferase complex transferase subunit TsaD, translated as MKTLTVLGIETSCDETAVSVVRFDEAKGTAHVLGNTVHSQIDVHAAYGGVFPTLAKREHQINLIPILMKTLEQAGMISNAAATTKEQKIPAAVGEILSRETELLEAFKRSVPSIARPDIDRIAVTIGPGLEPALWVGINFARALSMLWNVPIVPCNHMEGHILAALIENTGDASAHFKLLGENIAYPALSLLISGGHTQIVLMEKAGSYKIIGETLDDAIGECFDKTARVLKLPYPGGPRIGALAAEARAQGIKLATPLPRPMLDSDSLDFSFSGLKTAVLYAAKKEKELTPDLVRAYAREIEDSVTDIVIAKMRKAIEGYAPGTLVIGGGVIANGHIRTALETLAQECSIKLLLPRIDHSTDNALMIALAGYFNRNKATDAGVPLKAVGTLPLGPRI; from the coding sequence ATGAAAACCCTGACGGTACTCGGCATCGAGACTTCGTGCGACGAGACGGCAGTGTCGGTCGTCCGTTTCGACGAAGCGAAAGGCACGGCGCATGTGCTGGGCAACACCGTCCATTCGCAGATAGACGTCCATGCTGCCTATGGCGGCGTCTTCCCTACGCTCGCGAAGCGCGAGCATCAGATAAACCTGATCCCTATTCTGATGAAGACGCTCGAACAGGCGGGAATGATTTCGAACGCGGCAGCGACGACAAAAGAGCAGAAAATCCCCGCCGCGGTCGGGGAAATATTGTCGCGCGAGACGGAGCTTCTCGAAGCGTTCAAGAGATCCGTGCCGTCCATCGCCCGCCCTGACATAGACCGCATCGCGGTGACTATCGGTCCTGGACTTGAGCCCGCGCTTTGGGTCGGCATCAATTTCGCGCGGGCACTTTCGATGCTGTGGAACGTACCGATCGTGCCCTGCAACCATATGGAGGGACATATCCTCGCGGCTCTTATTGAGAATACAGGCGACGCGAGCGCGCATTTCAAGCTTCTCGGAGAAAATATCGCATATCCTGCCCTCTCGCTCCTTATCTCCGGCGGCCACACGCAGATAGTTCTCATGGAGAAGGCCGGCTCGTACAAAATCATCGGCGAGACGCTCGATGACGCGATCGGCGAATGCTTCGACAAGACCGCGCGCGTCCTGAAGCTGCCGTACCCGGGCGGACCGAGAATCGGCGCGCTCGCCGCGGAGGCTCGCGCGCAAGGCATAAAGCTTGCGACCCCCCTACCCAGACCGATGCTTGATTCCGATTCGTTGGATTTCTCATTCTCGGGACTGAAGACCGCCGTTCTATACGCAGCGAAGAAAGAAAAAGAGCTGACCCCCGATCTCGTCCGCGCATATGCCCGCGAGATCGAAGACTCCGTTACCGACATCGTCATAGCCAAGATGCGAAAAGCCATTGAAGGCTATGCGCCGGGCACGCTCGTCATCGGCGGTGGCGTCATAGCGAATGGGCATATCCGGACGGCGCTCGAGACGCTCGCGCAGGAATGCTCGATCAAGCTCCTCTTGCCCCGCATCGATCATTCGACAGACAACGCCCTTATGATCGCCCTGGCAGGATATTTCAATCGGAATAAAGCTACAGACGCCGGCGTGCCTCTTAAAGCCGTCGGCACTCTCCCTCTCGGCCCGCGGATATAA
- a CDS encoding MscL family protein: MNIIREQFRGFIHFVRTQGVIGFAVGFILGKAMSDLVNSLVVDIINPTIGLIFGQFSDLANLSVTIDGSVIKYGNFISLAVNFLILALVVYFVIKKAADLFDRPKDPPAAK; the protein is encoded by the coding sequence ATGAATATCATCCGCGAACAATTCAGAGGTTTCATACATTTCGTGAGGACCCAGGGCGTCATCGGTTTCGCCGTCGGTTTTATTTTGGGTAAAGCGATGTCCGACCTGGTCAATTCTCTCGTCGTCGACATCATAAATCCGACGATCGGCCTCATATTCGGTCAATTCAGCGATCTCGCCAATCTTTCAGTCACGATAGACGGCTCGGTCATCAAATACGGCAATTTCATATCGCTCGCGGTCAATTTCCTTATCCTCGCTCTCGTCGTCTATTTCGTCATCAAGAAGGCCGCCGACCTGTTCGACAGGCCGAAGGACCCGCCTGCAGCAAAATAG